The Alnus glutinosa chromosome 3, dhAlnGlut1.1, whole genome shotgun sequence nucleotide sequence GAACTTATTCAGCTTGTACATGCTATTTTCCGTGCACATACTACTGCCTCCTTTATCCTAATTAATTATTCTTCTCCACAAGTATCTTAGGCTTCTGCTAAAATTCTGTGATGCAGATTAAATGGATCTGCCCAACTGCACCAACACGCCCTGTTACATTACTTGGTGGTTTTCCTTGCACTGCATGTAAGGATCGATCACCTTTTGGTCTCTCTtctaaaatgataaaattagtATCATATGTATAATATCACACATCTCAGGTATAAATAGCACCATTTATCTTTTCATGCTTTGATCATCAGGGTTTGATGTGGGAGAGCTTTCAGAAGATGGTTCAAATGATTGGGAGGCTTTAGATGCTTCAGCAGCACATATTGCAAACTTGTTGTCAACAGAGCCAGCTGATGGTACTTTGAAGGCTAAATATTTGCAAAATAACTACCTCCCcataataattgttttattattattatttatttatcatggTTATAAACCATATACTCTTTGAAATTATTCAACAACCAAGAAGACCAATTTTCCAGCTCAGAATTGAAGTTCAAAACCCTGTACACCCTTTTAGTTCACCTCCTAACGTACTTCAGTTTAACCTGATGTCAAAAGTGAtaacatcttttttctttttctggtttttctctcttttttcttattgttttcaGACTGTATAAATTGATGTCTTGCAAATTCAATTGTTGGAAATTTCATTATCATACTATTTGTTTGACAGTAAAACTTGGTATTGGAGGCTTCAGTATGGGTGCTGCAATGGCGCTTTACTCTGCAACTTGTTATGCTCTGGGAAGATATGGAAATGGTAACCCATACCCTGTCAACCTAAAGGCAATTGTTGGACTAAGTGGATGGCTTCCAGGGGCAAGGTATGACCAATTCAGACCATATTCCTTTGCAAACAAACCCAGATATGCACCCTCTCTTCTTTCGGGATTGTTCTATGTGAGAAATTATAACGATCCGAAAGCATCTGGTATTCAAGTCCTTCCAGCAGTTTCTATATGATTCCCACCTGAAtcacaagcttttttttttcttttcttttttttctctctttaatgAATGAGTAACAATGCTCTCTAGCTGTTTTTAGCTAGAAACGCCAGGAAACAAGAAGTCTCCTAAACTCTAAACTAAGAAATATCCAAACTATACACCACCTATAAAAGCCACTTCTCAACAAAACCAGAAGCCATAGAATCTGTACAAAAACTCCACCCTGCTGAAACAAAACAGTTACTAACAGCCTCTATACCTACAGCCAACATTTGGTACCCAATACacaaaaagaacaataaacCTGAATTACAAGCTTATTGGATCTCATCTAATGATCctaatttttcattcaaaatattCCCATGTTTGACAGTTAAATGGTGTTTTATCATGCAGGAGCTTAAAAAGCAAAGTACAAAGTTCACATGAGGCCGGAAGGCGTGCTGCTTCGTTACCCATTTTGCTTTGTCATGGAATTAGTACGTATCTGTATTTCTATATGCTATCAAATAAGCTTTGGATGGCATTTCCTGATATCACTGTTAGAAATTCTATTTGATATCTGTTCTGC carries:
- the LOC133863824 gene encoding uncharacterized protein LOC133863824 isoform X2, which codes for MHTCTFYSIHMGSRTARTLEFGRTHVVRPKGKHQATIVWLHGLGDNGPSSSQLLESLPLPNIKWICPTAPTRPVTLLGGFPCTAWFDVGELSEDGSNDWEALDASAAHIANLLSTEPADVKLGIGGFSMGAAMALYSATCYALGRYGNGNPYPVNLKAIVGLSGWLPGARSLKSKVQSSHEAGRRAASLPILLCHGISDDVVLYKYGEKSAHSLTSAGFRYLTFKSYDGIGHYTVPAEMDEICHWLTPKLGLEGYRS
- the LOC133863824 gene encoding uncharacterized protein LOC133863824 isoform X1, with product MSYNTHHNIGSGSRTARTLEFGRTHVVRPKGKHQATIVWLHGLGDNGPSSSQLLESLPLPNIKWICPTAPTRPVTLLGGFPCTAWFDVGELSEDGSNDWEALDASAAHIANLLSTEPADVKLGIGGFSMGAAMALYSATCYALGRYGNGNPYPVNLKAIVGLSGWLPGARSLKSKVQSSHEAGRRAASLPILLCHGISDDVVLYKYGEKSAHSLTSAGFRYLTFKSYDGIGHYTVPAEMDEICHWLTPKLGLEGYRS